One Hevea brasiliensis isolate MT/VB/25A 57/8 chromosome 5, ASM3005281v1, whole genome shotgun sequence genomic region harbors:
- the LOC110649672 gene encoding zinc finger A20 and AN1 domain-containing stress-associated protein 4, with protein MAEEHRCKAPEGHRLCANNCGFFGSSATMNLCSKCYSDYCLKERQQQQEASVKASLYVSSSLPSVPVGDSQPSPAIALPEVRSPATEVPAAVEQPSRCFTCRKRVGLSGFKCRCGITFCGTHRYPEQHGCTFDFKKVGREQIARTNPLVVAEKLDKI; from the coding sequence ATGGCGGAGGAGCACAGATGCAAAGCGCCGGAAGGTCACCGTCTCTGCGCCAATAACTGTGGGTTTTTCGGGAGTTCCGCCACGATGAACCTCTGCTCCAAATGTTACAGTGACTATTGTCTCAAGGAACGACAACAACAACAAGAAGCTTCCGTTAAAGCCTCACTCTACGTTTCATCTTCGTTGCCTTCTGTCCCCGTCGGCGATTCTCAGCCTTCCCCGGCGATCGCCTTACCAGAGGTACGGAGTCCTGCGACGGAGGTGCCGGCAGCGGTTGAGCAGCCGAGTCGGTGCTTCACGTGCAGGAAGCGGGTCGGCTTGAGCGGATTTAAATGCCGGTGCGGGATTACGTTCTGTGGGACACATAGGTACCCGGAGCAGCACGGCTGCACCTTCGATTTCAAGAAGGTCGGAAGAGAGCAGATCGCGAGGACCAATCCTCTCGTCGTAGCTGAGAAGCTCGACAAGATTTAG